A region of the Mytilus edulis chromosome 11, xbMytEdul2.2, whole genome shotgun sequence genome:
AAGATCATTATACGACTTGGAACAAACATAACAGCGCTTGTGACAGATCTATCATCTGTCAacacctgtcctaaatcaggaacctgttggtcagtggttgtcgtttgttgatgtagttcatatacgtgtttctcgtttctcgttttttatcaAGATTAGACCGTCGGTATTCCTgttcgaatggttttacactagtcgttTGTTTTGGACCTTTATCGCTTACTGTTGAGTGTGAGTTAAGGCTCCTTGTTCAAGGTTGTACTTAAACATATACTGGCTTACTTTTTACAGGAGTTTTACTACGTAACTGTTCAAGTTAATGtattaatttcataataaaattgagaatggaaatggggaatgtgtcaaagagacaacaacccgaccaaataaaaaacaacagcagagggtcaccaacaggtcttcaatgtagcgagaaattcccgcacccggaggtgtccttcagctggcccctaaacaaatatatactagtccagtgataatgaacgccatactaatttccaaattgtagacaagaaactaaaattaaaataatacaagactaacaaaggccagaggctcctgacttgggacaggcgcaaaaatgcggcggggttaaacatgtttgtgagatctcaaccctccccctatacctctaaccaatgtagaaaagtaaacgtataacaatacgcacattaaaattcagttcaagagaagtccgagtctgatgtcagaagatgtaaccaaagaaaataaacaaaatgacaataatacacaaataacaacagactactagcagttaactgacatgccagctccagactttaattgaactgactgaaagattatgatttcatcatatgaacatcaggcacaatccttcccgttaggggtttagtatcataccatcataacatatatgagaagcaTTTTGGATTTACACTAGTCGTTTGTAAGtcggttatatttttttttaattttactcaCAACATAGACAATAGAAAAtacaaaacatcaaataaaataaataaacaacaagaCAAATCCTAACATATTGCAAGACTATAATGGTTTATTGTGATTcgtacaactacatgtatatagactGAATAGTTGAGGAATGGGACCGATTGTTATTTTTTAGTACATGTTTCTCTAGTCTTTTAACAGAGACTTTTGTTTACAAGTCAAACCActaataaataaatgcattttcgtaGTCCAATCAATACAACAGGCTACaacaattatattttaatattcattATCCATATTTAGTAAAATTTAATCACAAAGTGTGTATCTTTATTAGAAAAATATCCCCTTGAAtgctttacattaaaaaaaattcttaaagttGCACTGGGTGCCGCAAATACATTTTCATTCTTATGTTTCAGATAAAACCCAATTACAGAAAGAGGACTCATTCTTTGTGGTAAGTATTATAATACTGTTTGTGACGGTGTGATTTAACTTGTGcagagttatttaaaaaaaaatgagactaAATGATACGGATCTCCTTAATTGCCaaagatgaaatttagaatatTTGTGCGCGTGACTTtaaatcttgtgcgcacaacttttaatcttgtgcgcacaacttttaaatcttgtgcgcacaactttaaaTCTTGAGCGCACAACTTTAAATCTTGAGCGCACAACTtttcaacttgtgcgcacaattttttttacaggtcaccgtacggcctacatatgcatattcatgatacTTCAAACCGTcgctacattgtacatgtacgtatattttggcattgcaaaTGTCATGACTGTTAATAACATCCTAAAACTAAATTCATTGACGTTGGATGGAATATAAGtgttaaatacatatttttttgtaattgtgtGTTATTGGTTTTGAACTAACTGTCAGTAACTTTGAGTACcctcagatctgtactttttgtttttcttggggtttttttttttttgttgttttatgttgtttttttggtgAAAGGAGGTATACATACACTGCCATTCATCTAATAAGTTAATCCCTttgcatttgatttttatattttttttatgatgtacTGTTACACAGTTGTCTTATGTTAGGAGGAGGGTTGGTGACTTCaatcatgtttaaccctgccacattatgtatgaGCCTGTTCTAAGTCTAGAGCCTGTTATTAAGTTCTGCTATTTGCTATTTCtcatattgtttttatatatttttttcttgtgttGTGCCACTGTCGAAAGGAGGGGGTGCCTTCAAACATGTAAAACTCCCAATTCTTTTATTTGCCTGCCTaaagtcatgagcctgtagttcagtggttgtcgttggttcgtgTCTGTAGAAATCATTATAACAGTCTATTAAAGAGCTTTCaacatacatatactatgaaTAAAGTTCATTTGCTTTCTGCTATCCTTTTCAAGTTTACTAtacacggcggtcacagagtttattagaTAGAGAGGGttgtaatgaatgttcataatatacagataaacgCTTACATTATtgaaatttatagaaaacaaaaaaatgggaattttggaaaggaaaggaggagccgggctagaaaaaaacaattgtcctgtcccaaaagtacctatgacttttgataccttttctgaaattctccagtcataaaatcttttacaaaaattcatcgggTCACtaattatattatttaaatagagaattatacaataaatatatcaatgaccgtGGATTGAttagtaaactgagaattgatagtaaaaagcaaatacactttatttatagtaatgaatgttcatattgaaataaatagaaaacaaaaaaaatgggaattttttGGGGAAAAGAGGAGGGGTAGAAAAACAAGTGTCCTGTCCaaaagtacctttgacttttgatacctttcctgaagTTCTCCGGTCATTAAATCTTTCAccaaaaatcatcctacaacactttacatattTTAAGTTTAAAACCGCGCTCTAAATGCCCACGGTTTCGCGGTTgtgcgggtgtgttctagtgttatTTCTTAAACAAAGAAGCGAACATACTTTACATTAGATTGTGAATGTTTCTATACATTACAACAAGTGGTTGATTTTCAAAGCACTTTATATGCAACAACCTGAATTTTTAGTATTTCATAAGAATTGAATTTGTGCAGCTGTTTTGGAGATGCATTGCAAATGCGCGTGGAGTTATGCGTGTTTCGTTGGTATATTTAAACGCAAAACACCACATAGTTGCTGTGTATCAAtcaaattgttgatttttttgtgtgcTCTTTTTCataatgtaataataaaaacaattttatctgCATTGTAGTTTGATGACCGGAAGGAAGAGATAATTCAATTAATTAAAGAGAGAGAATTGGTCAAAATGAGGTACACTGAACTTTCTACTAAGTACAAGACGATAAAATCTGATAATGAAACCAAATCGGAtgatataaaaattttgaaagagGAAATCGATTCGTTACGGTGTCAATTGGCAGAAGTTGAAAAGAAAGCGTCAAATATAAAAGACGAACTTAAAAAGCGAGACAAAGAAATTCAAAAGGGGAAACATGTCGAGCTCAGACCGAAGTTATTTAAAGATCGAAAAGATGTTGGAATTGATGCCGTTGATGGTCCACTGGAAGAGCTTCCGAACGATGTAAGGGGTCACGTTGATTCCGAAGGACTACTTTTTCGAATGGAAGAGCAGACTACCACCATTCAATTACTGACCGAAGAGGCGACACACTACAACAATTTGATCGCGACATTAGAAGACCAAATCCAGGAACTTAAAGCAACCGTAGATGAAAAGAATAATGATATCATGACTCTTCGTAATAATGTTGGAAAACTTCAGGTGCACCTCAAAGCTGGGCGTCAAGAAAGAGAGAAGATTTCGGCAGAACTCCGCAAAgatatggaaaaaaatatgaaaattcacGATGAAAGATTTGATCAAATTGACGATAAAATGGAGTATGTTATCAAACTACTTACAATTAACAGAAATGCACCGAGACAATTGGAAGTCAATCCAATCAAATCTCCCAGAAACCAGAAACAAAACAAGTACACTAAAAAGTTTGGTCGTTAGACATAATGGACCACATAATCGAGGGTCTAGATGGATGGACCCCCAAGTAATTGTTACCCGTTGATTTTTATACCACTTTtctgtattatattttattttaaacattattgtctattctgtattatttttgctaatttgtttttattctttatgTGTTGCCCTCTTTTCTGCACcttttgctcattattctctattcttcaaAAATCCATCCATACCTTCACCTAGAATGttgtttaaggaatgactgtaatatttttgtttgtctaTGTTCAGTTTGCATCATATTACATCAAAATACGGGGCTCACTGAACAATACGCAGAGCTTGTTAATTACTTAAAAAATGAATACCACTTCTCTGATGTTATTTcgaatatatggtttctatatactttCCCCCTGTAATAATTGTTATATTACATGTAGGTACTTCATGTAAAGTGAAGGTCACTTCTAGTCTCTTTTGATACGTTTATGTAATATGtatgcatatataaaaaaaacaacatacaaacaaatggaagtgtttaacgaccttgactgcctatgcagccctcgcacggtcgcgGTAAAAAAACATACTATATAATACTAAACATTAACATAGTTTCGAACAAGATACTAATAAAGAGCTGATGTTTTACTAGTTTCTATGTACTTTTCCAAGTGCAAAAATGGCTTCTTTCGATTACTCGAGGTCGTTTACGGGAGATATTTATCAATTTGTCAACCAACAGTttgcaaaaaaaataacatggctttatcatgtaccATGTTCGTGAAATAATCAATTTACCTTAAATTGAATCATTTCagggacaataactcctaaaagatTTCATTGGATTGTTTTAAACCAATTGTATCATATCTTCAGTCCAATGAGGAAAGCATTTAGTTCTTTGTAAATATATCTCTAAGATTGTCAGACGAGATCTCGGAACATTGAAAAGTCAAAACATAcaacatgaccttgacctattaCCCTGACCtcaaattcatttttattaagtTCACCAGGATTTCATATACACACACCTAAAGTATGTTTTACTTACCATTCATGTGATATTTGACATATAACTTTTGTCAAATTCAGAAGGGGAAATAACTGTAGTATGGAGTCTACGAATTGATTCCgttaaaatttgacaattttttcctaggatataacgagcaattaaGTTAAATAAATTTGGCGCTTTCTTTCACGGTTACGGAAGAGATATCAGAACaatgaaaagtcaaaatttagaacttgaccttggaCCTTGacctcaaatttatttttatgaaccCATGACCTCAAATCCGTGTACCTTAGGTATGTATTACTTACCATTCATGTGATACATTAACATATCAATTATGCCAAAttcaaaaggggaaataactgtaATACGGAGTCTACGAGTTGATTCGGTTAAATTTTACATATCATCCTCAAGATATATGACGAGCTAtttagtaaaataattttgtcgttttattttacggttacggaggagatATCAGAACAATGAATAGTCAAGATCTAAacatgaccttgaactttgaccttgacctcaaatttgttttaatatgaaCCCAGGACTTAAAAGACACGAACATTAGGTCTGTATCAAATACCATTCATGTTAAACATTGACATATCATTTATGTCAAattaaaaaagggaaataactgtcaTATGGAGTCGACgaattgattttgtaaaataacTTTTTCGTTTTCTGGTACGGTTATGAAGGATATCTCAACACAAAGTAAATAACTGTTTAGGGAGATACCTCTTTCAATATAAAGTCTAAGACTAAACAGGGTCAGTCCCAAAAACGCAAtaactgtttgatatcatatgcaaaaaaaaatctaagagcCATCTTGCAAAACCACAAAACAGGAAACAAATTTgacggaagaagaaaaaaaaataatccgaacaaaaacaataagtctctcCCCAAAATAGTGGAAAGACTTAACAATACAGAAATAAAGGAGCCGTTTCCAGACGTTCATTTTTACATAACGATATTTATTCATCATCtacatattgatatttatatcatatatatatatcacgcATGCACTGATAATGTAAAGTTCATACACACATGTACATACACGAactattgttttatttcatttagttGTCTGTCCTTCCTTgataatttgtcaattttttttgttgtagttttctgtttgtctttaactgtttgttttgttgtagaattttgattatttatttattaaagtttagttttatattaacattattatttttttttaaattgttttgtttttgttataggtAGTTCATGTTTGGCTCGTTCAAACCAAATATGTCAAGTGTGGATTTTTTTCTTCTAGATTTCATGTTTGTGTAAACTGATCTGATGAATTAAAACTGAATTAAACTGAGAAAAAGTTTAATGTAAAGTTTGTGAATGGACGACCATGTAAACAAAACACAGCAATTATTTCCCTCATTATTCTCAACATAAGGTGGTACCCAAAACtttcacttaaattaatttggcgcgtttaattttcataaaactttgacaaattatttactttggccctttaacaaaaatataaaaaaatcaaaaaatttgaaccaagcgttttatcagaaaaataacactggttatatagcagtttgacaaacactaattttgatcattgtgaagctttatattgccttcacaaggcaacgtaattaaaacgtttagctgatattacagagttatctccctgtagtgttaggtatcaCCATAAACTGCgttgattttgctatttgttttTCTATTCGTTCGTAGGGGACCTATATTCGCCTATGTCTTCTTTATTTGGCCACTGGTGGATCGTTGTCTAATTTGCAATCACGCCACTTTTCCTTATTTCTATGTTAATTGTATTtccttttaaattaatatttcttGGAACCCATGATGTAATTGACATGTATTACGCATGCGTAGTACAGTTAAATTGACATATTGTTGGTATGTACATGTTGGTTGTGATTGTAGTTTTGGCAACATCTTGTCACAATTACAGTGTTGATATGTAAATCGGGAGAAGAATCTAAAGGTTATTGTTTGTTAGATGCATTGTACATTATGATTGtccattttttttactaaattcctTAAACATTATTGTCAAAAATTTACTTACTTTCTCCCAGTACTCACATGCACCCCTCCCCATTTAGACatactggggaatagaaatatggttaATATGCACTACAGGTTTTTTACCGACCGCAGTAAAACCTTTTTCTAATTAAGGTGTACCGTACTACGTTTGGTGGTGCAGAATGTATGCAAGTATATATATGTACGCATCCGGTCCGATCAACATAGGGGCGTTAAACATGATGCCTCGTGTTGTTGATAGAGTTCCACGCTATGTGTGATTACCATGCAACGAATCTTTGAGGGGATCGTAGGAGGGCCTATTCAATTTACCCTTATTTTCCAGTAGCAGTCTAAATTTCACCGAACTTTATCCATGATGTCCTCTATAGAACAGGACCTGTTTATTgaattcattgttaaataattctcgtcctgaatatgcatgaaatgtggacgttaagcaaccaacaatccaCCAATCAATCCTTTGTAATCTTGAAATAAGGTTTGGTTCAATCATTTGTAATCTGTGGAGGATTTTCAGTAACATTTGTGAAAAGAAAACATGGGATGTACAAATTccacataaaaaaagaaaaaagaacaaaaatattgcacTGTGAATGCAGAATGCAGTACGAATTTAAGTATTTACAAGtttgagctttctaaaaagctgaGGACTGCTACGCTCTGTCATAATTTAAGGGTTTACTGATAggtgaaattaaaaattgttgtATTTAAGATGTTGTTTAAAACTGGCATGATATCTCTCTTTATCtagagatataggaagatgtggtgtgagtgtcaatgagacatctccatccaaataacaatttataaaagtaaaccattataggtcaatgtacggtcttcaacaaagagccttggctcacaccgaacattaAGCTATAAAGGACTCCAAACTTacaagtgtaaaactattcaaacgggaaaaccaacggtctaatatgtTCATTATAATCATAATTTTCCGATAAACACCCTGCTGTTAATATACAAATACTATTTTACAATTTGAAGCAAATTGTATACTATAATAACCCAACTTAAATACTTCTACCAGTAAAATGTTCGTGCACACATCTAAtttactttcttttttctttctaatCTGTTCATCTCAAACcttttcaatacttataattgtATTCAAAATTAGTTATTTCGACATAAGTATGACAAgattacaaacaaataaagtaaataatgaataattaaaaatataattacatttaaGGACAAAACACGGtacaattgaaagaaaaaaatcacaaaagaaaATAACAGTTATATGTTATTTACAAACTGGACAACATTCAGTTCCTTTATCAATATTCTCATTCTTATTGTTATCTAGCTAATGAAAAAGGATGTTTGCCAAATTTGACAACAAAACAGTCTTAAGTGCTAAAATACATATGTCCACGATTAGTTTAGGTTTTAATTATTATAGAACGTAGTTTCATATAATTTGGAGTCGAAGTTTCGAAACTCTTT
Encoded here:
- the LOC139496331 gene encoding uncharacterized protein PF3D7_1120000-like; translation: MDAAFAKRIKRNLVFFKENITQLSKVMDKLIETDSIRMEEKAEILAEKSPDTQCHILLELLMKRGGFDSLIEALKISGNGHVADKILKTDVCCRKDKTQLQKEDSFFVFDDRKEEIIQLIKERELVKMRYTELSTKYKTIKSDNETKSDDIKILKEEIDSLRCQLAEVEKKASNIKDELKKRDKEIQKGKHVELRPKLFKDRKDVGIDAVDGPLEELPNDVRGHVDSEGLLFRMEEQTTTIQLLTEEATHYNNLIATLEDQIQELKATVDEKNNDIMTLRNNVGKLQVHLKAGRQEREKISAELRKDMEKNMKIHDERFDQIDDKMEYVIKLLTINRNAPRQLEVNPIKSPRNQKQNKYTKKFGR